CCTGCTGGCCTTGGGGCGCACCCGCGAGGACGTCACCACCGCGCAGAACACCCAGGCCTTCACCGAGAGCGAAGCGGCGGCCATCCTGGGCCAGGCGCTGAACACCAGCGTCAGCAGCCGCATGCAGAAGCTGTTCGGCGCCGGCCGCATCAAGGTGGACCCGCAGGCCAGCGGCCCTGTCTCCAACCCTCTGGCCCGCGTCACCATCGAGCAGCAGGTCTCCGACCGCGTCACCCTGACCTTCATCACCAACCTGGCGCAGTCCTCGCAAGAGGTCATCCAGGTGGAGTACAACATAAGCAAGAGGGTCTCGGCGGTGGCGGTGCGCGACCAGAACGGGGTGGTGGGCTTCGACATCCGCATCCGCCAGCGCAAGAGATAGCCCTGGCAGGGGCGTATGTCGGCTGTCGCCCAACCCGATCCCTGGCATCCCCGGCGCGTGGCCATGGTGGAAGTGCAGTTGCGGCAGCGTGGGCTGCGCGACGCGCGCGTGCTGGCCGCCATGGAGAAAGTGCCACGGCACGAGTTCGTGGCGCCCGGCCTGCGCGACCAGGCCTACGAAGACCATCCTCTGCCCATCGGCTGCGGCCAGACCATCTCCCAGCCCTACATCGTGGGCGCCATGCTGGAGGCCCTGGCTCTCCTTCCTGAGGACGTCGTGCTCGAGATCGGGACCGGCTGCGGCTACCAGACCGCGGTACTGGCGGAACTCTGCGGGCAGGTGTACAGCATGGAGCTGTTCGCCGAACTGGCCGCCGGCGCGCGGCAGGTGCTGGAGCGGCTGGGCTACGACCACGTGAACGTGCTCGTGGGCGACGGCACGCTGGGCCTGCCCGACCGCGCCCCCTTCGACGCGATCGTGGTTTCGGCGGCGGCGCCCCACGTTCCCGCACCGCTCTTCCAGCAGTTGAAGGAGGGCGGGCGCATGATCATTCCCGTGGGTCCCGAACTCCTGCAGGAGCTGCAGCTCGTCCGCAAGCTGGGAGGGAAGCCCGAAATCTCTCATCTCGACGGCTGCCGCTTCGTGCCCCTTGTGGGCAAGGAGGGCTTCGCCGGAGAATACTGAGCCGCCCTGCTGCTGCCTTTTCCGGCCGGCAATCATCCAATCAAGAAGACGGCCCTGTTCAAGGACGAAGAGAGGGACAGTCATGAAGAAGCGCATGGGGCTGGTTTGGGTCTCCATCCTGGTGGCGGTGCTGTCGGCGCCGGCTCTTCTGGCGCAGCATCACCCCTACAAGCAGAATCCGGAGGACCAGAAGATCCAGCAGCGCGTGAGCCGGGCGCTGGCCAGCAAGGACTATTTCAAAGACGTGCAGGCCAGCGTGGACGACCGCATCGTCACCCTGGCCGGCTCGGTGGATTGCTACCGCGACAAGCTGCGCGCCGAAAAGACGGCGCGCGGCCAGTTTGGCGTGGATAGCGTTCGCAACCAGATCG
The sequence above is drawn from the Terriglobales bacterium genome and encodes:
- a CDS encoding protein-L-isoaspartate(D-aspartate) O-methyltransferase translates to MSAVAQPDPWHPRRVAMVEVQLRQRGLRDARVLAAMEKVPRHEFVAPGLRDQAYEDHPLPIGCGQTISQPYIVGAMLEALALLPEDVVLEIGTGCGYQTAVLAELCGQVYSMELFAELAAGARQVLERLGYDHVNVLVGDGTLGLPDRAPFDAIVVSAAAPHVPAPLFQQLKEGGRMIIPVGPELLQELQLVRKLGGKPEISHLDGCRFVPLVGKEGFAGEY